The Paenibacillus thermoaerophilus genome includes a window with the following:
- a CDS encoding FAD-dependent oxidoreductase, with protein sequence MNGEYRADLVIVGGGTGGCAAALAACRTGKTVVMTEETEWIGGQLTSQAVPPDEHQWIEHHGCTRSYRQFREGVRRYYRTHFPLTADARLKPLLNPGNAIVSRISHEPRAALAVLHEMLAPYIHSGKLRILYGVRAESAEADGDRVRAVTVRHVESGERFVLSAPYFLDATDCGDVLPLTGTEYVTGAESRSDTGEPHAVDGPALPMDMQAFTYCFVVDDLEGEDHTIEKPEDYEFWRGYQADFWPGRLLSWTAVKPSTREPREYTLFPRGDLFPLWVYRRIIDKSLFEPGTFASDMTVVNWPQNDYWLGPVIDVPEEERLMHLKRAKQLSLSLLYWMQTEAPRPDGGIGYPGLRLRKDAVGTKDGLAMAPYIRESRRIRAETTVVEQHLSPAARPDGKAQTYPDTVGIGYYHIDLHPSSGGRHYIDIPSLPFQIPLGSLIPVRMNNLLPACKNIGTTHITNGCYRLHPVEWNIGESAALLVSYCLDRGVQPREVRNSPELLEDFQRELVRQGIELAWP encoded by the coding sequence ATGAACGGCGAGTACAGGGCAGACTTGGTCATCGTGGGCGGAGGAACCGGCGGATGCGCGGCCGCGCTGGCGGCATGCCGAACCGGCAAAACCGTCGTCATGACGGAAGAAACGGAGTGGATCGGCGGGCAACTGACAAGCCAGGCGGTCCCTCCCGACGAGCACCAATGGATCGAGCATCACGGCTGCACGCGCAGTTACCGGCAGTTCCGGGAAGGAGTCCGCCGATATTACCGCACGCATTTTCCATTGACGGCGGACGCACGGCTCAAGCCTCTGCTGAATCCGGGCAACGCGATTGTCAGCCGGATCAGCCATGAGCCGAGGGCGGCGCTGGCCGTCCTGCACGAAATGCTCGCACCGTACATCCACAGCGGGAAGCTGCGCATTTTGTACGGCGTGCGCGCGGAAAGCGCGGAAGCGGACGGCGACCGGGTGCGGGCCGTTACCGTCCGCCATGTGGAATCCGGGGAGAGGTTCGTCTTAAGCGCGCCTTATTTTCTGGATGCGACGGATTGCGGGGACGTCCTGCCGCTGACGGGCACGGAATACGTAACGGGCGCCGAGTCGAGGAGCGACACCGGCGAGCCGCACGCGGTGGACGGGCCTGCTCTGCCGATGGATATGCAGGCGTTCACCTACTGTTTCGTCGTGGATGATCTGGAAGGCGAGGACCACACGATTGAGAAGCCCGAGGATTACGAATTTTGGCGCGGCTACCAAGCGGATTTTTGGCCGGGCCGCCTGCTGAGTTGGACCGCGGTCAAACCGTCCACGCGGGAACCGAGGGAATATACCTTGTTCCCGCGAGGCGACTTGTTTCCGCTGTGGGTATACCGCCGCATTATCGACAAAAGCTTGTTCGAACCCGGGACGTTCGCCAGCGACATGACCGTTGTGAATTGGCCGCAGAACGACTACTGGCTCGGGCCGGTCATCGATGTGCCGGAGGAGGAGCGGCTCATGCACCTGAAGCGGGCGAAGCAGCTCAGCCTGTCGCTGTTGTATTGGATGCAGACCGAAGCTCCCCGGCCGGACGGAGGAATCGGCTATCCCGGACTTCGGCTGCGCAAAGATGCCGTAGGAACGAAGGACGGGCTCGCCATGGCCCCGTACATCCGGGAGTCGAGAAGAATCCGGGCCGAGACGACCGTCGTGGAACAGCATCTGAGCCCGGCCGCGAGACCGGACGGCAAGGCGCAGACGTATCCGGACACCGTCGGGATCGGCTATTACCATATCGATCTGCACCCGAGCAGCGGCGGCCGGCATTACATCGACATTCCGAGCCTGCCGTTCCAGATTCCGCTCGGCAGCCTGATCCCGGTCCGGATGAACAACCTGCTCCCGGCCTGCAAAAACATCGGGACGACCCATATTACGAACGGCTGCTACCGGCTGCATCCGGTGGAATGGAATATCGGCGAGTCCGCCGCCTTGCTCGTCTCCTATTGTCTGGACCGCGGCGTACAGCCGAGGGAAGTGCGCAACAGCCCGGAGCTGTTGGAAGACTTCCAGCGCGAGCTGGTTCGCCAAGGCATCGAGCTGGCTTGGCCGTAA
- a CDS encoding response regulator, translated as MNMKVMIVEDEPRVRKGLSEAVEWEAHGMELVAAAENGLDGYQLFCRFKPDLILVDVRMPVMDGLSMTEKVLEEQPNTIVIVLTGYDEFEYAQKSIRLGVRNYVLKPVGKQLLLEELLAAREAWIKERERNHDTERLREQMERQLPVLRSAFLEDWLTGTEYAAEQLEEKMSFLNLPLKPGDPASVAVFELDADRSVRPEDLHLYQFALHNIVSELSSRCGAAHMRGNGQQTVVVYQTAAGHTLNDMLQWAEKTKNEAVRFLKLSVTVGVSRRVLPLEQVPELFREAQQALRLKLSLGSGHVLVDDLGPPASEQLPLPTDSDLALLVHGVELNDELQLERIFNEFFHKVKRMNPPHRYPEELFFPFAGLYVSLAHRLGKGVRSALSDKEYALFRSPEQFASLDDMRDWLTERFKALSRSYEKYRKGRKVKLIEAVMDYVEAHIFDNITREDAAEHIHINSSYLSRLFREVTGEAFSDFVLRKKMEKAISLLQNEQALVYEVADRLGYKDSSYFARVFKKYTGRSPSDFS; from the coding sequence ATGAACATGAAGGTGATGATCGTTGAAGATGAGCCGAGGGTCCGCAAGGGGCTCTCCGAGGCGGTGGAATGGGAAGCCCACGGCATGGAGCTGGTGGCGGCGGCGGAAAACGGCCTCGACGGCTACCAGTTGTTCTGCCGGTTCAAGCCCGACTTGATTCTGGTGGACGTGCGCATGCCGGTTATGGACGGCTTGTCGATGACGGAGAAAGTGCTGGAGGAGCAGCCGAATACGATCGTCATCGTGCTGACGGGGTATGACGAGTTCGAATACGCGCAGAAGAGCATCCGCCTCGGCGTCCGCAATTACGTGCTGAAGCCGGTGGGTAAGCAGTTGCTGCTAGAGGAATTGCTGGCCGCTCGCGAGGCGTGGATAAAAGAACGGGAGCGCAATCACGATACGGAGCGGTTGCGCGAACAGATGGAGCGGCAGCTTCCCGTGTTGCGTTCCGCCTTCCTGGAGGATTGGCTGACCGGGACGGAATATGCCGCGGAGCAATTGGAAGAAAAGATGTCCTTCCTGAACCTGCCGCTGAAGCCGGGCGATCCGGCGTCGGTTGCGGTGTTCGAGCTGGACGCCGACCGTTCCGTCCGTCCGGAGGACCTGCACCTGTATCAATTCGCGCTTCATAATATCGTGTCCGAATTGTCGAGCCGATGCGGCGCGGCCCATATGCGGGGCAACGGCCAACAAACGGTTGTCGTCTATCAGACCGCCGCGGGCCATACGTTAAACGACATGTTGCAATGGGCCGAGAAGACGAAAAACGAAGCGGTCCGCTTCCTGAAGCTGTCGGTTACGGTTGGCGTAAGCAGACGTGTCCTTCCGCTCGAGCAAGTTCCCGAGCTGTTCCGGGAAGCGCAGCAGGCGCTCCGCTTGAAGCTGTCACTTGGCTCCGGGCACGTGCTGGTCGACGATCTCGGCCCGCCCGCCTCGGAGCAGCTTCCGCTGCCGACCGATTCGGATTTGGCGCTGCTTGTGCATGGCGTGGAATTAAACGACGAGCTCCAGTTGGAGCGGATCTTTAACGAATTTTTCCATAAGGTCAAACGGATGAATCCGCCTCACCGGTATCCGGAGGAACTGTTTTTTCCGTTTGCCGGCCTTTATGTGTCGTTGGCGCACCGGTTGGGCAAAGGCGTCCGGTCCGCGCTGAGCGACAAGGAGTACGCGCTGTTCCGCTCCCCCGAGCAATTCGCCAGTCTGGACGACATGCGCGATTGGCTGACCGAACGGTTCAAGGCGTTGAGCCGGAGCTACGAGAAATACCGGAAAGGACGCAAAGTGAAGCTGATCGAGGCCGTGATGGACTATGTCGAAGCGCATATTTTCGACAACATTACCCGGGAGGATGCGGCGGAACATATTCACATCAATTCTTCCTATTTAAGCCGGCTGTTCCGGGAAGTGACCGGCGAAGCCTTCTCCGACTTCGTCCTCAGGAAAAAGATGGAGAAGGCGATCAGCCTGCTTCAGAACGAACAGGCGCTGGTGTACGAAGTGGCGGACCGCCTCGGTTACAAAGACTCGAGCTATTTCGCCAGAGTGTTCAAGAAGTACACGGGACGAAGCCCGTCCGATTTCAGTTGA